The stretch of DNA CCCAGCGCCGCGTCTGAAATGCCAAGATCCGATTTGATCAGCGGGAAAACCGCGTACAGCACCTGCCGGTCTATGTAATTGAACAGATTGATAAGAAACAGCAGCGCGAAAACGCTTTTCGCACCCGCAAATACGAACCCTTGCGCGGCACCGCAAGCTGCCGGCTCTTTTTGAAATTCAGTCATCGTCCAAAACCGCTCCGCGCACAAAAACAGATCCGCCGGAAACAATACTCCCGGCGGATCCGCGTCGCAAAAACTCCGTCATCTGGCCCAGATAGCGTAATTCTCGCCGCTTTCCACGGCAGTCCAGCCGGGGCCGGGCGACCAGTCCCACGACGAACCGAGTTTCAGCGCGATTTTCCGCTTCCGCCCGGTTATAACAGCCGCGTAGAGATTTTTTTCCGCCTTTATTATTTCAACGGGGCTGGTAGCGGTAATGCCGGCCTCTTTGCGGATGCCGACCAGCTTCAGAATCTTGTTTTTGCAGCTCTCGCCCCAGTCGAACAGATGCGGCCAGAACACGCACGGCACGCCCGGATGGGTAAGAATGTAGGCGTAGCCCATCATCCGCTGTGTTTTATAGCTTTCCGGCGCGTTGGCTATGAAATTCGGATCGCGGGGCGACGTGTCGTGATTTTCCACGAACGTAACCGCCTTCGCCGGCCACCAGCCGACGAACCCGGAAGGCCTGCCCCCGTCGTTAAGCACGTCGAATTGTCCGCTTTCGGCGGCATTGACTATGTTGTAGCGGGTCGTAAAATCGAAAACGGATGAAGCGGCGGCTTTGCCGGCGGACGAATCAGTTGAATCGGCCCAGTTGGCCAGAGCCTGCCGGTTCGTGTCATAAAACTCGCCAACGGAAAACGCAGGGTTTGACGCCGCGTTATACTGCCCCACATAATGGCCGGGAAACCCTTTCACCATATCGTAGCGCCAGCCGTCATACCCGAGCCGGCGCAGCCAGACAAGATATTTCACCGCGTCCTGCTGCACAATGGCTTTGGTATGGTCAATATCGCGGCAGCCGCCGTCGCCCTGGCCCTGGTCGTAGTTTTCGCTTTTGGGCCCGCCCTGCCATTCGTCGTCCTTGACGATGACGGTGGTCGGCCAATCGGGATTCCTGAAATCCGCCCAGCCTGTTTTCCCGTTGCGGTGGTTAAAAACTATATCGCCCAGCACCTTCACTCCGCTGGAATGCATCGCCTGTATGGCCTGCTCCAGCCGCTCGCGTTCGCCCCATTGCCCGTTGAGATTATACCACTCGGACGGATAATAGCTGCCCACCGCGGCAGGCGGAAACCAGATCAGGTCAAACCCCATCCGTCCTATTTCCTCGGCGCGGCCGGCCAGTTCCCCCCACCAGCCTCCGGCCGGATGATACCAGTAGCTGTCGGCGTACCAGTGAAAGCCCTGAAGCATTATGGCGCTGCCTGCATCGAATTGCGGTTTCGCGGGCGGCTCAAGATTGCCGCCATTATAATGATCGGGGAGGGTTGAATCGTCCGGCTGTCTGATGAATCTGGAACTGCTTGAAACGGATGCGGCATAAGGTTCTGCGACAGCCGCATGGCCCGAAGCCGAATTCAACTGGGAAAGCGCGCGCCGGCTATCCTGCGCGCCGGCAGGAACCGCCATACAACACAACATGCATAATATCGGGATCTTGTTCATAACCGCTCTCCAGTACAGTCAACCAATTCTAACCGAATGGGCAACAGGTGTCAACATGGCTCCAGAATAAAAAAAGGGGCGGCTATGCAGCGCCGCCCCCTGGAAAACTCAAACGGATACTTAGATGCAGTACATGGTAACGGTGGTGCTGGCTACGGTATTGCAATCGGCACAGCCGCAGCAGGAATCGAAAGATTCAATGATTTCGGGCTTGGACATGGTATGTAAACCTCCTAAAGGATATGTTTCTTATATCAAATTATATCAGCCTGCCGGCACGCGGTCAAGGGCCCATGCAGCCCTTTGTTTTCTGCCCCAAGGGCCTATCCCGGGAAATCACTGCATGAACAGACAACAGGATCCGCCCGCGTTTATTTCAACCTTGCTTCTGACACCGAACGCGGCCACGGCAACAGCGCGCACTGCGTCAGGCTTTTCAGCTATGGATTTTGAGAAGCTGCGGCAGTATCGTGCCCGCCTTGCCCAGTATCGAAACGGTCGCCAATGAACTCAGAGGAGTCTTTTCCATATTAACCTCTATCACGGGGATCGCGCGCCGGATCGCCATGACGGCAAACCCGGCCGCCGGATACACCTGGGCGGAGGTACCGACCATGATGAACGCCTGGCAGTCCCGCACGGCCAGTTCGGCCCGCGCCAAGGCGTCCTGCGGCAGAGGCTCGCCAAACCAGACGATGTCGGGCCGGAGCAGCGCGCCGCAGGCCGCGCAGACCGGACAGTCGGTATAGCCAGCCGCCAGATCCTCCACCCGCTGCGCGCACCGTGTGCAGCGCGCCGCCCACAACGTGCCGTGCAGCTCGATCACCTCCGGTGACCCCGCGCGCTGGTGCAGGCCGTCAACGTTTTGGGTTATGACGCTGACCCTGCGTCCGTTATCATGCGCCGCGGAAAGCGCGGCGTGCGCCGGATTGGGCCGGGCAGTTTTCGCTTCCGCGCGCAGTTCATTATAAAAACGCCATACCTTTTGCGGAGCCGCGAAAAATCCCTCCGGAGTAGCCACCTCTTCCACCGGATGGTTATTCCACAACCCGTCGCTGTCGCGGAACGTGGCAAGCCCCGATTCCGCACTTATTCCCGCGCCGGTCAGCACGCCGATATGGGAGGCCTTGTCCAGCAGTTCCGCCGCATGAACCATATCGCCTGTTTTCATATTCATATTGTAGCATGGCAGAGATATTTTATATTCTGGTGACAATGAAAAAATTCCTTTTTCTCCTTTTAATAGC from Elusimicrobiaceae bacterium encodes:
- a CDS encoding alpha-amylase C-terminal beta-sheet domain-containing protein, yielding MNKIPILCMLCCMAVPAGAQDSRRALSQLNSASGHAAVAEPYAASVSSSSRFIRQPDDSTLPDHYNGGNLEPPAKPQFDAGSAIMLQGFHWYADSYWYHPAGGWWGELAGRAEEIGRMGFDLIWFPPAAVGSYYPSEWYNLNGQWGERERLEQAIQAMHSSGVKVLGDIVFNHRNGKTGWADFRNPDWPTTVIVKDDEWQGGPKSENYDQGQGDGGCRDIDHTKAIVQQDAVKYLVWLRRLGYDGWRYDMVKGFPGHYVGQYNAASNPAFSVGEFYDTNRQALANWADSTDSSAGKAAASSVFDFTTRYNIVNAAESGQFDVLNDGGRPSGFVGWWPAKAVTFVENHDTSPRDPNFIANAPESYKTQRMMGYAYILTHPGVPCVFWPHLFDWGESCKNKILKLVGIRKEAGITATSPVEIIKAEKNLYAAVITGRKRKIALKLGSSWDWSPGPGWTAVESGENYAIWAR
- a CDS encoding NAD-dependent deacylase, which encodes MNMKTGDMVHAAELLDKASHIGVLTGAGISAESGLATFRDSDGLWNNHPVEEVATPEGFFAAPQKVWRFYNELRAEAKTARPNPAHAALSAAHDNGRRVSVITQNVDGLHQRAGSPEVIELHGTLWAARCTRCAQRVEDLAAGYTDCPVCAACGALLRPDIVWFGEPLPQDALARAELAVRDCQAFIMVGTSAQVYPAAGFAVMAIRRAIPVIEVNMEKTPLSSLATVSILGKAGTILPQLLKIHS